CGACAAAGGAAGCTTGTGGAACTGGCTGCCGGACTGGCAGACGTGTTCGCTGGCCGCGGGGAGGCCTATGACCGGGAAGAGGCTTTTCCTTATGAAAATTTCAATGACTTAAAGAAAAGCGGTTACGGGGCGTTATCGATCCCGAAAGAGTATGGCGGCGAAGAGATCAGTTTATATGAGTTTGTCATGATCCAGGAAAGGCTTGCGGCTGGGGATGCTGCCACAGCATTGTCGATTGGCTGGCATCTCGGTGTGCTGATGGAACTGACGGAAACAAGGTCATGGAAAGAAGGGGTATTCAAGGTGCTGTGTGAGGAGATCTCTGCAAACAGCGCGCTCATTAACAGGGCTGCTACAGAACCGGCTACAGGAAGTCCGACACGGGGCGGGCTGCCGGAAACTAAAGCTGTGAAAGCAGAAGGAGGATGGACGCTGACCGGAAGGAAGTCGTTCACTTCGATGGCAAGGATGCTGGACTACTCCTTGGTATCGGCTACCCTGGATGATACAGATGAAAAGGGGTTCTTCCTCGTTGATCATACGAGGGAAGGAGTAAGCGTAGAAGAGACGTGGGACACGATTTCCATGAAGGGAACAGGAAGCGATGACCTGGTCCTGAAAGATGTCAGCCTCCCCGATTCCGCACTTGTAGAGCGGGACAGCGCGCAAGGGAAGAAGGGAGACCTCCCTAAAGCATGGCTCCTTCACATTCCTGCCTGCTACATAGGTGTAGCAATCGCAGCAAGAAACGAAGCGATCCGGTTCGCTAAAGAGTATTCCCCAAACAGTTTACCGGGACCGATCAAGGATGTGCCAGAAGTTCAAAGGAAAATCGGGGAAATGGAGCTGGAGCTGTTTAAAGCGAGACAGATTCTTTATTCAGTGGCTGATAAATGGGACAAGGAACCTGACAAGCGGCAGCATATGGCAGCAGAGCTTGCTTCTGTCAAACATATCGTCACAAACAGCGCGTTTCAGATCGTCGATACAGCCATGAGGATTGTCGGGGCGAAAAGCCTGTTCCGCTCAAGCCCGATGCAACGGTATTACCGGGACGTGCGGGCAGGGCTCCATAACCCGCCGATGGATGATATGGTCATCGGGATGCTTTCGAAACAGGCGTTGTCCTGAGTAATGAAATTCATTATAAAAAATCCGGACGGCCATTCGTAACGAAGCCGTCCGGATTTTTTATATTTATGCTGTTTTCGTAAACATTCTGGCTTTTAGACAAGCGAGATGCGGTTGATTTCCGCTCCAGATGCTCGCTTTCCGCGGGGATGGCGGTGAGCCTCCTCGGACTTTGTCCTGCGGGGTCTCACCTGTCCATCAGTTCCCGCAGGAGTCGAGCATCTTCCGCTCCAATCAACCATCGAAGATAAAAACCAAAAATCCACTCAATAATCTGCTGATTCATCTTCTGAATAGAAGTGATCAACTTAATTCATGTACATTGGCCTTGATTCATTGCTATGACAATTTTTCATTCCACAGCCTCAAATTTCCTAAGATGCTCACCTTAACGTCTAATAATAGCAACAATCTATGCGAATGATCTTCATTCAGGATGCAATGTCTTCTCCAATAACGTTTGATGCTGTTCCTCCAGGATGTGTACTTCATTAAGCTCTTCAATCAAATCATGAATCGACAGAAGTTCGTAGAGCATGACCGTTTCACATGAGAAATGGTGCTTCATGGATTGAAATGGCTTCATATGAAGGCCTTCATGATCTTCCCAGAACTCATCCAGCAGATTTTTCATCAGTGTGAAATGCTGCTCAGGTATATGGAAAGACGGGTGGTGCATGATCGCCTTGATGCTTTGGGTCGCCTCTAGTATCCGTTCTTTTTCATCGTCACTGAATGTGTATTGGACAGGGAGGTAGATCAGGTTGCCGATATGAAACAGGATTTGCCTCAACAGGTTCAGCTTCTTGTATTCATAATGAAAATAGCGCATCTCCTGACGGCTGTACCGGTGAAGTTTCCATTCTTCTTTCTGATATTCGCACAGGGTATCGGTTGATTCGATCTCCCTCAAAATATCATTGAAAATCAGCTTGGTGTCTTTATGGAGAGAATGATTCTGAAGAATCTCAGACCCTCTTTTCTCCAGTAGGTTCCCTGTTTTGAAATAGAGATTATGAATGTTGGTGGAAATGGTGTTGCTGTATTTTGGCGGCAGGATCCACAAGTTGACCAGTGTGGATACAATCAAGCCGATCGTGGTCGTTCCTAGCCGAATGAAAAACGTGGCCACATAGTGATCGTGTATCGTAGGGACCATCGCGATCCCTGTCAGGGTGGCAACGAGAATCCCTGCCCCGAGATGGAGCTTATGGCATGTAACGATGGTAAGAAGTGCAACGAGTGCATACGTGATGGCGTGATCCCCGAGTGCGTGGGTGATGATCACGGCAAACAGTGCTCCAATCGCCGATGCCGGGAAACGGATGAACGCTTTTTTGATAGAATTGGCAGCAGTCGGCTCGATGGTCACGATAGCGGTGATGACCGCAAAGGTAGCCGGCCAGTCCATCAGCTCACAAATCAGCGCTGTAAGGAATACGGCAAGTCCCGTCTTCGCAATCCTTCCTCCGACAAACTGAAATTTTTTAAGAAAATCCATAATCAAACCCTCTTTAACAGTATTCGATCACCTATATTATATAGGATGTAAAAAAAGATGGAAATGAACCGACAAAAAAGAACTGTTCGAAAGTGAACAGTTCTTTT
The nucleotide sequence above comes from Bacillus sp. KH172YL63. Encoded proteins:
- a CDS encoding acyl-CoA dehydrogenase family protein; the encoded protein is MDLYEPFIQSDRQRKLVELAAGLADVFAGRGEAYDREEAFPYENFNDLKKSGYGALSIPKEYGGEEISLYEFVMIQERLAAGDAATALSIGWHLGVLMELTETRSWKEGVFKVLCEEISANSALINRAATEPATGSPTRGGLPETKAVKAEGGWTLTGRKSFTSMARMLDYSLVSATLDDTDEKGFFLVDHTREGVSVEETWDTISMKGTGSDDLVLKDVSLPDSALVERDSAQGKKGDLPKAWLLHIPACYIGVAIAARNEAIRFAKEYSPNSLPGPIKDVPEVQRKIGEMELELFKARQILYSVADKWDKEPDKRQHMAAELASVKHIVTNSAFQIVDTAMRIVGAKSLFRSSPMQRYYRDVRAGLHNPPMDDMVIGMLSKQALS
- a CDS encoding aromatic acid exporter family protein, translating into MDFLKKFQFVGGRIAKTGLAVFLTALICELMDWPATFAVITAIVTIEPTAANSIKKAFIRFPASAIGALFAVIITHALGDHAITYALVALLTIVTCHKLHLGAGILVATLTGIAMVPTIHDHYVATFFIRLGTTTIGLIVSTLVNLWILPPKYSNTISTNIHNLYFKTGNLLEKRGSEILQNHSLHKDTKLIFNDILREIESTDTLCEYQKEEWKLHRYSRQEMRYFHYEYKKLNLLRQILFHIGNLIYLPVQYTFSDDEKERILEATQSIKAIMHHPSFHIPEQHFTLMKNLLDEFWEDHEGLHMKPFQSMKHHFSCETVMLYELLSIHDLIEELNEVHILEEQHQTLLEKTLHPE